A window of the Glaciimonas sp. CA11.2 genome harbors these coding sequences:
- the prpR gene encoding propionate catabolism operon regulatory protein PrpR produces the protein MSQSRPFSSNATPHRQAGNTDNADKPVIWTVSVSRLFDLFRDITLEYDHQAHIVPINLGFEDAVQHIRERLITERCDAVIAAGSNAAYLKSRLSVPVIIAKASGFDFMQALAKARKISPYLGVITYQETLPALREFQTVFGLNIKQRAYATEEDARAQINELKSIGIKAIVGAGLITDLAEEAGLAGIFVYSSNSIRQAFEDALEVARLTQLESSRGRGHSVSDTLRTKHSINDLRGNSEAMETIRQTIVLFARSPATVLIQGETGTGKELAAQAIHREHPHEQGTAAKTGRPFVAVNCGALAESLLESELFGHEEGAFTGSRRGGRAGLFEAANRGTLFLDEIGEMPLPLQTRLLRVLEEREVVRVGGTRPIPVDVRIISATHCDLDERVRDGRFRGDLFYRLTVLRMNLPPLREHPDDLVTLAEWRLKHALASLGVRPHANLHAEVVACMPLLARYSWPGNVRELRNLMERLALYLAAEPLQALTPAFILRLAPELGAIKIEYQDSATRIADIPTESIEEVLKRFAGNREAAAKHLGISRTTLWRKMK, from the coding sequence ATGTCCCAGTCTCGTCCTTTTTCCAGCAACGCTACCCCGCATCGTCAGGCGGGAAATACCGACAATGCCGATAAGCCTGTCATTTGGACAGTATCGGTTTCGCGCCTATTCGACCTTTTCCGCGACATCACGCTGGAATACGATCATCAGGCGCATATTGTTCCGATCAATCTTGGCTTTGAAGATGCGGTGCAACATATTCGCGAAAGGCTGATCACTGAACGTTGTGATGCCGTCATTGCAGCCGGTTCAAACGCCGCCTACCTAAAAAGCCGTTTGTCCGTGCCGGTGATTATCGCCAAGGCCAGCGGCTTCGATTTTATGCAAGCGCTAGCAAAGGCGCGCAAAATTTCTCCTTACCTGGGAGTGATTACTTATCAGGAAACATTACCGGCTTTACGAGAATTTCAAACCGTGTTCGGCTTGAATATCAAACAGCGCGCTTATGCAACAGAAGAGGACGCACGCGCCCAAATTAACGAACTGAAATCAATCGGCATTAAAGCGATCGTCGGTGCCGGACTGATCACCGATCTGGCGGAAGAAGCGGGTCTGGCGGGCATTTTTGTTTACTCCTCCAATTCTATTCGGCAGGCTTTTGAAGATGCCTTGGAAGTGGCACGCTTAACGCAGCTGGAATCTTCGCGCGGCCGCGGCCATTCCGTCAGCGACACCTTACGTACCAAACATAGCATCAACGATTTACGTGGCAACTCGGAAGCGATGGAGACAATACGCCAAACGATCGTCTTATTTGCGCGCTCGCCAGCAACCGTGTTGATTCAGGGAGAAACCGGCACCGGCAAAGAGCTAGCCGCGCAAGCTATTCATCGGGAGCATCCTCACGAACAAGGAACCGCCGCCAAAACAGGCCGGCCTTTCGTCGCCGTTAATTGCGGGGCATTGGCTGAGTCGTTACTGGAGTCGGAATTATTCGGGCATGAAGAAGGTGCCTTCACCGGTTCCCGTCGCGGTGGTCGGGCTGGTTTGTTCGAAGCCGCCAATCGAGGGACCTTATTTCTTGATGAAATAGGCGAAATGCCGCTTCCGTTACAGACCCGATTGCTGCGCGTTCTGGAGGAACGCGAAGTCGTGCGTGTCGGCGGTACCAGACCAATTCCCGTCGATGTACGCATTATCAGCGCCACACATTGCGATTTGGACGAACGTGTCCGAGACGGTCGCTTCCGTGGTGACCTATTTTATCGCCTGACGGTATTGCGGATGAATTTGCCGCCTTTACGTGAACACCCGGACGATCTGGTCACACTTGCGGAGTGGCGTTTAAAACACGCGCTGGCATCCTTAGGAGTGCGACCACACGCCAACCTACACGCCGAAGTCGTGGCCTGCATGCCGTTGCTCGCACGCTATTCATGGCCAGGCAACGTGCGCGAACTCCGAAATCTGATGGAACGTCTGGCATTGTATCTGGCAGCCGAACCGTTGCAGGCGCTAACCCCCGCATTTATATTAAGACTTGCACCGGAATTGGGTGCAATCAAGATTGAATATCAGGATAGCGCCACGCGCATCGCCGACATACCGACAGAATCGATCGAAGAGGTTCTCAAGCGCTTTGCAGGAAACCGGGAGGCCGCGGCGAAACACCTTGGCATTAGCCGAACCACCCTGTGGCGGAAAATGAAATAA
- a CDS encoding alpha/beta hydrolase produces the protein MDADHAAITDKSATKVRAILVHGMGRTPLSMLILAARLRAAGLRPALFGYSAAFERWDPCVKKLHHYLARNVAGQRYIVIGHSLGCLLTLAALPDMVQQPEACFFLAPPMQASQMARTFSRWRLFKLMTGEIGQFLGQQDWTRQLPIPAVPTTIYAGSAGPRGRWSPFGGEANDGILTVSETQMANIPSIVVPSLHTTIMNSRRVCDDIVAKVNNKKFVE, from the coding sequence ATGGATGCCGATCATGCCGCGATAACCGACAAAAGCGCTACAAAAGTGCGCGCTATCCTGGTCCATGGAATGGGGCGCACCCCTTTGTCGATGCTGATTCTTGCTGCTCGTTTGCGCGCTGCAGGACTGCGCCCGGCGTTGTTCGGCTACTCTGCAGCATTCGAACGATGGGATCCATGCGTAAAAAAGCTGCATCACTATTTAGCGCGGAATGTAGCTGGGCAGCGTTATATTGTCATCGGACATTCGCTTGGTTGCCTGCTTACTCTTGCGGCTTTGCCGGATATGGTGCAACAACCAGAAGCATGTTTTTTTCTGGCACCTCCCATGCAAGCCAGTCAAATGGCGCGCACCTTTTCGCGTTGGCGTTTGTTCAAACTGATGACAGGCGAAATTGGCCAATTTCTTGGGCAACAAGATTGGACCAGGCAGTTGCCCATCCCCGCAGTCCCCACCACTATCTACGCTGGAAGCGCCGGACCACGCGGGCGCTGGTCTCCTTTTGGCGGTGAAGCGAATGACGGAATTCTGACCGTTTCTGAAACGCAAATGGCGAATATTCCGTCGATTGTTGTCCCTTCCCTGCATACTACGATCATGAACTCGCGGCGCGTTTGTGATGATATCGTCGCCAAGGTCAACAATAAAAAGTTTGTCGAGTGA
- a CDS encoding NIPSNAP family protein, whose amino-acid sequence MIYEMRTYHCAPGRLPALNNRFETITLKFWEQYGIRQVGFWTTLVGASNQTLTYMLQWESLAERETKWNAFASDPEWLAKRAETEAQAIIVERIENQFLTPTSYSAMR is encoded by the coding sequence ATGATCTATGAAATGCGTACTTATCATTGTGCACCAGGACGATTACCAGCGTTGAATAACCGATTTGAAACAATTACACTCAAATTCTGGGAGCAGTATGGGATTCGGCAAGTCGGATTTTGGACGACGTTGGTGGGTGCAAGCAACCAAACGTTGACTTATATGTTGCAATGGGAAAGCTTAGCGGAACGTGAGACCAAGTGGAACGCGTTTGCCAGCGATCCGGAATGGCTGGCGAAACGTGCAGAAACAGAGGCACAAGCGATTATTGTCGAGAGAATTGAAAATCAATTTCTGACACCAACGTCCTATTCCGCGATGCGTTAA
- a CDS encoding propionate--CoA ligase has translation MTYASLYKRSIDDPQTFWAEQARRIDWHKPFTQVLDYSRPPFTKWFVGGTTNLCHNAVDRWVATRGEQAALIAISTETNSERVYSYRELQAEVIRAAAMMQSLGVEKGDRVLIYMPMIAEAAFVMLACARIGAIHSVVFGGFASHSLATRIDDVKPVLIVSADAGSRGGKVVLYKGLLDAAIALSPYKPAHVLMVNRGLADMPMTGERDVDYAEQRALHMNANVPVVWLESNEISYVLYTSGTTGKPKGVQRDVGGQAVALATSIDYIFCGKAGGTFFSTSDIGWVVGHSYIVYGPLIAGMATIMYEGLPISPDGGIWWSIVEKYKVTQMFSAPTAIRVLKKQPPELLEKYDVSSLQALYLAGEPLDETTSSWIADALGVPVYDNYWQTESGWPMMTIAKNVEDKPTRLGSPGVPMYGYKMQLVNETTGVVCKANEKGVLVVDGPLPPGCLQTIYGDDERYVSTYWSNFERQVYSTFDWGVRDDDGYYFILGRTDDVINVAGHRLGTREIEESISSHPNVSEVAVVGVEDKLKGQAAVAFVILKDASGLTDDAARAKTEKEIMGVVDKQIGAVGRPSRVYFVNLLPKTRSGKLLRRAIQAICEGRDPGDLPTIEDITSLQQIRSVLI, from the coding sequence ATGACTTACGCCAGCCTGTATAAACGATCGATCGACGACCCACAAACTTTTTGGGCTGAGCAAGCCAGAAGAATCGATTGGCATAAACCCTTCACCCAAGTCCTTGATTACAGCAGACCACCTTTTACCAAATGGTTCGTGGGCGGTACCACCAATTTATGTCACAACGCCGTTGACCGCTGGGTTGCGACCCGAGGCGAGCAGGCAGCGCTGATCGCGATTTCCACTGAAACCAATAGCGAACGGGTGTATTCGTATCGCGAATTGCAGGCCGAAGTCATCCGTGCGGCAGCGATGATGCAATCACTTGGTGTGGAGAAGGGCGACCGCGTACTTATTTATATGCCGATGATCGCCGAAGCAGCGTTTGTGATGTTGGCATGCGCGCGGATTGGTGCGATCCATTCAGTGGTATTCGGCGGCTTTGCGTCCCATAGCCTGGCAACCCGCATTGATGATGTCAAGCCAGTGTTAATTGTCTCGGCAGATGCCGGATCACGCGGCGGCAAGGTCGTGCTTTACAAGGGTTTGCTGGACGCCGCCATCGCGCTTTCGCCGTATAAGCCAGCGCATGTCCTCATGGTCAATCGGGGATTGGCGGACATGCCGATGACGGGCGAGCGCGATGTTGATTACGCCGAACAAAGAGCGTTGCACATGAACGCAAATGTGCCGGTTGTCTGGCTAGAATCGAATGAAATATCGTATGTTTTGTACACATCCGGCACAACTGGCAAGCCAAAAGGCGTGCAGCGAGATGTCGGTGGTCAGGCGGTCGCGCTGGCGACGTCTATCGACTACATTTTCTGTGGCAAGGCGGGCGGTACGTTTTTCAGTACCTCCGATATCGGTTGGGTGGTGGGACATTCTTACATCGTCTATGGACCATTGATCGCGGGTATGGCGACCATTATGTACGAAGGATTGCCTATTTCTCCCGATGGTGGAATTTGGTGGAGCATCGTCGAAAAATATAAAGTTACACAGATGTTCTCAGCACCAACGGCCATCCGCGTGTTGAAAAAGCAACCGCCAGAATTGCTGGAGAAATACGACGTGTCGTCGCTACAAGCGCTTTACCTGGCCGGTGAACCACTTGATGAAACGACTTCTAGCTGGATTGCCGATGCGCTCGGCGTGCCGGTTTACGATAACTATTGGCAAACCGAATCCGGCTGGCCCATGATGACAATCGCCAAAAATGTCGAAGACAAACCGACGCGCCTGGGTAGTCCCGGCGTGCCGATGTACGGCTATAAAATGCAGCTCGTCAACGAAACCACAGGCGTCGTCTGCAAAGCGAACGAAAAAGGTGTGTTGGTGGTCGATGGACCACTACCGCCCGGCTGTCTGCAAACGATCTATGGTGATGACGAGCGGTATGTTAGTACTTACTGGTCGAATTTTGAGCGTCAGGTCTACTCGACCTTCGATTGGGGCGTACGTGATGATGACGGTTACTATTTCATTTTGGGTCGCACCGACGATGTGATTAATGTCGCCGGTCATCGTCTCGGCACGCGAGAAATTGAAGAGAGTATTTCCAGCCATCCAAACGTATCCGAAGTCGCGGTGGTTGGCGTCGAAGACAAACTGAAAGGACAGGCTGCCGTAGCGTTTGTGATTTTGAAGGATGCCAGCGGCCTGACCGATGACGCCGCCAGAGCAAAGACAGAAAAAGAAATCATGGGTGTCGTTGACAAGCAAATCGGTGCAGTCGGCCGCCCGTCGAGAGTGTATTTCGTCAACTTGCTACCGAAGACGCGTTCTGGCAAATTGTTGCGACGCGCGATTCAGGCAATTTGTGAGGGCCGTGATCCCGGCGATTTGCCGACGATTGAAGACATCACCTCACTCCAACAAATACGCAGCGTGCTGATTTAG
- a CDS encoding 5'-methylthioadenosine/adenosylhomocysteine nucleosidase, producing MAIGILAAMHDEVADLISVMTKQSGNHVQRIGMRDYHVGKLDGQACVVVLARIGKVAAAATAVTLIREFGVTEIVFTGLAGGIGAQVAVGDIVIADRLIQHDLDARPLFPHHEVPLLGIAEFMADIALSAELKTAADIFLREDLQSIVPAHVRRHFQIGQPVLHIGLIASGDQFVADLEKTNNILADLPDALAVEMEGAAVAQICFEYGVSCAVLRTISDRADASAHVDFGSFLGEVASHYSSGILRRFFAGRLADRVK from the coding sequence ATGGCTATAGGAATACTAGCGGCGATGCATGATGAAGTCGCCGACTTGATCAGCGTGATGACAAAGCAGAGCGGCAATCATGTGCAACGGATCGGTATGCGGGATTATCACGTGGGTAAACTGGATGGACAGGCCTGTGTGGTGGTTCTTGCCAGAATTGGTAAGGTCGCTGCGGCGGCGACGGCGGTGACATTGATCAGAGAGTTTGGGGTCACTGAGATTGTTTTTACGGGACTTGCGGGTGGAATTGGCGCGCAGGTTGCGGTGGGCGATATCGTTATCGCAGACCGCTTAATCCAACACGACCTGGATGCGCGTCCGCTATTTCCGCATCACGAGGTACCGCTATTGGGAATCGCCGAATTTATGGCAGATATCGCACTTAGCGCCGAATTGAAAACTGCCGCTGATATTTTTTTAAGAGAAGATTTGCAAAGTATTGTGCCAGCTCATGTGCGGCGACATTTTCAGATTGGTCAACCAGTCTTACATATTGGGTTGATTGCCAGCGGTGACCAGTTTGTGGCTGACCTTGAAAAAACGAATAACATCTTAGCTGATTTGCCCGATGCCCTGGCCGTTGAGATGGAAGGCGCTGCCGTGGCGCAAATTTGTTTTGAATACGGGGTATCTTGCGCGGTGTTACGCACCATTTCTGATCGCGCTGACGCCAGCGCCCACGTTGATTTTGGGTCATTTTTAGGTGAAGTTGCCAGCCACTATTCAAGCGGTATTTTGCGACGGTTTTTCGCTGGGCGTCTTGCTGATCGGGTGAAATAG
- a CDS encoding bifunctional 2-methylcitrate dehydratase/aconitate hydratase — MPTHISNVRPKYDKVLVDIVDYVTNYKIVSKVAFDTARNCLIDTLGCGLEALEYPACKKLMGPIVPGTVVPNGARVPGTQFQLDPVQAAFNIGMMIRWLDFNDTWLAAEWGHPSDNLGGILATADWLSRNAVAAGKKPLRMKDVLTAMIKAHEIQGCIALENSFNKVGLDHVVLVKVASTAVVSEMLGLTREEALNAVSLAWVDGQSLRTYRHSPNTGSRKSWAAGDATSRAVRLALMAKTGEMGYPSVLTAKTWGFYDVLFKGQAFTFQRKYASYVMENVLFKISFPAEFHSQTAVEAAMVLHLQLAKAGRSVDDIKKITIRTHEACIRIIDKKGPLNNPADRDHCIQYMVAIPLIYGRLTAGDYEDHIAADKRIDILRDKIFCVEDPAFTKDYHDPKKRSIANALTVELNDGKKLKEIVVEYPVGHARRRKEGIPLLEEKFRINLARQFPIKQQQRILEVSLDQKKLEAMAVNEYVDLYVI, encoded by the coding sequence ATGCCTACTCATATTTCCAACGTCCGCCCAAAATACGACAAAGTCCTGGTCGATATCGTCGACTACGTCACCAATTACAAGATTGTCTCAAAAGTAGCCTTCGACACGGCACGCAACTGCCTGATCGACACGCTAGGTTGTGGTTTGGAAGCGTTGGAATATCCGGCTTGCAAAAAATTGATGGGTCCGATAGTGCCTGGTACCGTTGTGCCAAACGGTGCGAGAGTTCCCGGAACGCAATTTCAGCTTGATCCGGTGCAAGCCGCTTTCAATATCGGCATGATGATCCGCTGGCTCGATTTTAATGATACCTGGTTGGCCGCAGAATGGGGCCATCCATCGGATAACCTGGGCGGCATTCTGGCCACGGCTGATTGGTTGTCTCGTAACGCCGTCGCCGCTGGCAAAAAGCCGTTGAGGATGAAAGACGTGTTGACCGCCATGATTAAGGCGCACGAAATTCAAGGCTGTATTGCGCTCGAAAATTCTTTCAACAAAGTCGGTCTGGATCACGTTGTGCTGGTCAAGGTTGCTTCCACTGCGGTGGTCTCTGAAATGTTGGGACTGACGCGCGAAGAGGCGCTCAATGCCGTGTCGTTGGCGTGGGTCGACGGTCAGTCGCTACGGACATATCGTCATTCGCCCAATACCGGTTCACGCAAATCATGGGCCGCTGGCGATGCAACTTCGCGCGCGGTACGTCTGGCGTTGATGGCAAAGACCGGCGAGATGGGTTATCCGTCGGTCTTGACCGCCAAGACCTGGGGATTTTACGACGTCCTGTTTAAAGGTCAGGCGTTTACATTTCAGCGCAAATATGCGTCTTATGTGATGGAAAACGTCTTGTTCAAAATTTCGTTTCCTGCTGAATTTCACTCGCAAACAGCGGTCGAAGCCGCAATGGTATTGCATTTGCAATTAGCCAAAGCGGGGAGATCAGTTGACGACATCAAAAAAATCACGATCCGCACCCACGAAGCGTGCATTCGTATCATCGACAAAAAAGGTCCACTGAACAATCCCGCTGATCGCGACCACTGTATCCAGTACATGGTTGCTATACCATTGATTTATGGCCGACTGACAGCCGGCGATTACGAAGACCATATTGCTGCCGACAAACGTATTGATATCCTGCGTGACAAAATATTCTGCGTTGAAGATCCCGCTTTCACCAAGGATTATCATGATCCTAAAAAACGTTCAATCGCCAATGCGTTGACTGTTGAATTGAACGACGGCAAGAAACTGAAAGAAATCGTCGTAGAATATCCTGTCGGTCATGCACGGCGTCGCAAAGAAGGCATTCCATTGTTGGAAGAAAAGTTTAGAATCAACCTCGCGCGTCAGTTTCCGATCAAACAACAGCAGCGCATTCTGGAAGTGTCCCTCGACCAGAAAAAGCTGGAAGCAATGGCAGTGAATGAATATGTAGATCTATATGTCATTTAA
- a CDS encoding arsinothricin resistance N-acetyltransferase ArsN1 family B, whose amino-acid sequence MTYIIRPATVSDAAAICDIYNPYVLNTNISFETVAVSVPEMAQRILDITASFPWLVCVDDGDDGDHSGIIQGYAYATKWRARAAYAQAVESSVYLSDNAAGKGLGTMLYRALLDGLEKLPVHTVIGGIALPNAGSVALHEKMGFEKVGVFREVGIKSDTWIDVGYWQLNLS is encoded by the coding sequence ATGACTTATATTATTCGTCCCGCGACGGTCAGCGATGCCGCCGCAATCTGCGACATTTACAATCCCTATGTATTGAATACAAACATTAGTTTTGAGACGGTCGCTGTAAGCGTGCCGGAGATGGCGCAGCGCATCCTGGATATCACGGCGTCTTTTCCCTGGTTGGTATGTGTTGACGATGGCGACGATGGTGACCATAGCGGCATAATCCAAGGTTACGCCTACGCGACTAAATGGCGCGCGCGTGCCGCCTACGCGCAGGCGGTGGAAAGCTCGGTTTATCTATCGGATAACGCTGCTGGAAAGGGCCTCGGAACAATGTTGTATCGTGCGCTGTTGGACGGTCTGGAAAAACTTCCCGTTCATACCGTGATCGGCGGGATTGCGCTGCCCAATGCCGGTAGCGTGGCTTTGCACGAAAAAATGGGTTTTGAAAAGGTCGGCGTTTTTCGAGAAGTCGGCATTAAATCGGATACGTGGATTGACGTTGGTTACTGGCAACTGAACCTTTCATGA
- a CDS encoding RluA family pseudouridine synthase, with protein sequence MRATATPSGVKTEECITAELTEISLSPESSPLPIVDGVAPSYVWLPAGDWPDLLTFLIQRFPAIPAATWIARMESGQVADANGVKLTSSAPYRHGCRIYYYRALDAETPIPFEEVILYQDERLLVVDKPHFLPVIPAGRFLRETLLVRLKKKTGLSELSPIHRLDRETAGVMMFSLDIATRGAYQSLFQQRLVKKVYEALAPTMPQMAFPLIHRSRMVEGTPFFRMEEVDGEPNSETQIDLIEHREENSLYRLQPLTGKKHQLRVHMAALGVPIVNDIFYPTINPCKGDDWSSPLKLLAKSISLNDPVTGQRLVFESNRTL encoded by the coding sequence ATGAGAGCGACCGCCACTCCGTCCGGAGTCAAGACAGAGGAATGCATAACGGCAGAACTGACCGAAATTTCTTTGTCCCCGGAATCGTCACCGCTGCCTATCGTCGACGGTGTTGCGCCCAGTTATGTCTGGTTGCCAGCGGGCGACTGGCCGGATTTGCTGACATTTTTGATTCAACGCTTTCCGGCTATTCCCGCAGCGACGTGGATTGCACGGATGGAGAGCGGCCAGGTGGCGGATGCTAACGGCGTCAAGCTGACATCATCGGCACCGTATCGGCATGGTTGTCGTATCTATTATTATCGCGCGCTGGATGCAGAAACGCCGATTCCTTTTGAAGAAGTCATCCTGTATCAGGATGAGCGTTTGTTGGTGGTGGATAAGCCCCATTTTCTGCCGGTGATTCCGGCGGGGCGCTTTTTGCGTGAGACACTATTGGTACGATTGAAAAAGAAGACGGGCCTGTCAGAACTTTCGCCGATTCACCGACTTGATAGAGAAACCGCGGGAGTGATGATGTTTTCACTCGACATTGCGACGCGTGGCGCTTATCAGTCATTATTTCAGCAGCGTTTAGTGAAGAAGGTTTATGAAGCGTTGGCACCGACCATGCCGCAAATGGCTTTTCCGTTGATACACCGTAGCCGCATGGTGGAGGGTACGCCTTTTTTTCGGATGGAAGAAGTTGACGGAGAGCCAAACTCTGAAACGCAGATTGATTTGATCGAACATCGGGAAGAAAATAGTTTGTATCGATTGCAACCGCTAACGGGGAAGAAACATCAGTTACGCGTTCACATGGCAGCGCTTGGTGTGCCTATCGTTAATGACATTTTTTATCCGACGATTAATCCATGCAAAGGCGATGACTGGTCGTCGCCACTAAAGTTGCTGGCGAAATCGATTTCTCTTAACGATCCGGTAACCGGCCAGCGCCTGGTCTTTGAAAGTAATCGCACGCTCTGA